One window from the genome of Populus alba chromosome 15, ASM523922v2, whole genome shotgun sequence encodes:
- the LOC118057251 gene encoding plastid division protein CDP1, chloroplastic-like isoform X1 codes for MAVSNLNLTPTILSSSSCRCCYCHLNQKSDCSLLCLGFVKKTISVSRVLRKPDFESSNKLIFNATTDTRILHNVAATTKATSTASAEIPVTCYQLVGVSDKAEKDEIVRSVMQLKNAEVEEGYTMDAVMSRQDLLMDVRDKLLFEPEYAGNVRDKIPPKSSLRIPLAWLPGALCLLQEVGEEKLVLDIGQAALQHPDAKPYVHDVLLSMALAECAIAKIGFERNKVSFGFEALARAQCLLRSKISLGKMALLSQIEESLEELAPACTLELLGTPHSPENAERRRGAIAALRELLRQGLDLETSCRVQDWPCFLSQALNRLMATEIVDLLPWDDLVLIRKNKKSLESQNQRVVIDFNCFYVALLAHIALGFSSKQTELINKAKTICECLIASESIDLKFEEAFCLFLLGQGNQDQAVEKLQQLQSNSNPAAQKLVSGKEIKDVSGVKPSLETWLKDSVLLVFSDTRDCSPSLVNFFGGEKRVIGSKKSRVPAQATPTMSHRPLSDIAMKRMDSGESRPYMNPSQHFRSAVKQLSPTDLQSSLILTENGSGSNSNEPSVQLKREIGAHNRRTWESWLQNADAVRKISFVAVLGCIVFITFKISGMGLRRIRVASNLISDRTSIGTSSLAWKTDSSLDRNVHPVYIRGSGIAGRMSKLLSMLKMQNGNQLDTKKLQSSRLAASISPSMETVSRKQMPVEEAEALVNHWQAIKAEALGPWYQVHILSEVLDESMLAQWQDLAEAAKAQSCYWRFVLLQMSILRADIFSDGYGLEIAEIEVLLEEAAELVDESQQKNPNYYSTYKTLYVLKRQDDGSWRFCESDIQTSS; via the exons atggcagTGTCGAATTTGAATCTGACGCCGACCATTCTTTCATCTTCTTCGTGTCGTTGCTGTTATTGTCATTTAAACCAGAAAAGTGATTGCTCTCTTCTTTGTTTAGGTtttgttaagaaaacaatttctGTTTCTAGGGTTTTGAGGAAGCCTGATTTTGAATCTAGCAACAAGTTGATTTTCAATGCCACTACTGATACTCGCATCCTTCACAATGTCGCCGCTACGACGAAGGCCACATCCACCGCCAGTGCTGAAATCCCCGTCACTTGTTATCAG CTTGTTGGTGTTTCTGATAAAGCAGAGAAAGATGAGATTGTTAGGTCAgtgatgcaattgaaaaatgcTGAAGTAGAAGAGGGTTATACCATGGATGCTGTTATGTCTCGGCAG GATCTTCTAATGGATGTAAGGGATAAGCTTCTTTTTGAACCAGAATATGCTGGGAATGTGAGGGACAAGATCCCTCCTAAATCCTCTCTACGTATTCCATTGGCTTGGTTGCCTGGCGCTCTTTGCCTACTTCAAGAG GTTGGAGAAGAGAAGTTGGTGCTGGATATTGGCCAAGCAGCGCTCCAGCATCCAGATGCCAAGCCATATGTTCACGATGTGCTTCTATCCATGGCATTGGCCGAG TGTGCAATTGCAAAGATTGGTTTTGAGAGGAACAAAGTGTCATTTGGATTTGAAGCTCTTGCTCGTGCTCAGTGTCTTCTGAGGAGTAAAATCTCACTTGGCAAGATGGCATTACTATCTCAG atagaAGAATCCCTGGAGGAGCTTGCACCTGCTTGCACATTGGAATTATTAGGCACGCCTCACTCTCCTGAAAATGCAGAACGGAGACGAGGAGCAATTGCAGCCTTGCGTGAATTGCTCAGGCAGGGCCTTGATTTGGAAACATCATGCAGAGTCCAAGACTGGCCATGTTTTCTGAGCCAAGCACTTAACAGACTCATGGCTACAGAAATAGTTGATCTTCTTCCTTGGGATGATTTAGTCCTCATTCGCAAGAATAAGAAATCACTTGAGTCACAGAATCAAAGGGTTGTGATcgatttcaattgtttttacgTGGCGCTTTTAGCTCATATTGCTCTTGGTTTTTCTAGCAAGCAAACAGAATTG ATCAACAAAGCAAAAACTATATGTGAGTGTTTGATAGCATCGGAGAGTATTGATCTAAAATTTGAAGAAGCTTTCTGCTTGTTTCTGCTTGGACAG GGCAATCAAGACCAGGCAGTTGAAAAGCTTCAGCAGCTACAATCAAATTCAAATCCTGCTGCACAGAAATTAGTCTCAGGAAAGGAGATAAAAGATGTCTCTGGTGTAAAACCATCATTG GAAACATGGCTGAAGGATTCTGTGCTGCTTGTCTTTTCGGATACTAGAGACTGCTCTCCTTCTTTG GTGAATTTTTTTGGTGGTGAAAAGAGAGTTATTGGAAGCAAGAAAAGTAGAGTACCTGCACAAGCCACTCCTACTATGTCCCATCGACCACTGTCTGATATTGCTATGAAACGAATGGATTCTGGGGAATCACGTCCATATATGAACCCTTCCCAACATTTCAGGTCTGCTGTAAAGCAGTTGTCTCCAACTGATTTGCAAAGCTCATTGATCTTGACCGAGAATGGCAGTGGAAGCAACAGTAATGAGCCATCAGTTCAATTGAAGAGAGAGATTGGTGCTCACAATAGAAGAACTTGGGAAAGTTGGTTACAAAATGCAGATGCAGTTAGAAAGATAAGTTTTGTTGCGGTATTGGGGTGCATTGTgtttattacttttaaaatatcagGCATGGGATTAAGAAGGATAAGAGTTGCATCTAATCTGATCTCTGATAGAACTAGTATTGGCACAAGTTCCCTTGCCTGGAAAACAGATTCTTCTCTTGATCGCAATGTTCACCCTGTTTATATTAGAGGAAGTGGTATTGCTGGAAGAATGAGTAAGCTGTTGTCCATGCTTAAAATGCAGAATGGAAACCAGCTTGATACTAAAAAATTGCAAAGTTCAAGGCTTGCTGCTAGTATATCACCTTCTATGGAAACTGTATCTAGGAAGCAAATGCCTGTGGAAGAAGCTGAAGCTCTTGTTAATCATTGGCAGGCAATTAAAGCTGAAGCTCTGGGTCCTTGGTACCAAGTTCACATCCTCTCTGAAGTCCTTGACGAGTCCATGCTTGCCCag tGGCAAGATTTAGCTGAAGCAGCCAAAGCACAGTCTTGTTATTGGAGATTTGTTTTGCTGCAAATGTCCATTCTGCGAGCTGACATTTTCTCAGATGGATATGGCTTGGAGATTGCTGAAATTGAAGTTCTCCTTGAGGAAGCAGCAGAACTTGTTGATGAATCTCAGCAGAAAAACCCAAACTATTACAG CACCTATAAAACCCTTTATGTTCTAAAGAGGCAAGATGATGGTTCATGGAGGTTCTGCGAGAGTGATATTCAAACATCATCTTGA
- the LOC118057251 gene encoding plastid division protein CDP1, chloroplastic-like isoform X2, producing the protein MAVSNLNLTPTILSSSSCRCCYCHLNQKSDCSLLCLGFVKKTISVSRVLRKPDFESSNKLIFNATTDTRILHNVAATTKATSTASAEIPVTCYQLVGVSDKAEKDEIVRSVMQLKNAEVEEGYTMDAVMSRQDLLMDVRDKLLFEPEYAGNVRDKIPPKSSLRIPLAWLPGALCLLQEVGEEKLVLDIGQAALQHPDAKPYVHDVLLSMALAEIGFERNKVSFGFEALARAQCLLRSKISLGKMALLSQIEESLEELAPACTLELLGTPHSPENAERRRGAIAALRELLRQGLDLETSCRVQDWPCFLSQALNRLMATEIVDLLPWDDLVLIRKNKKSLESQNQRVVIDFNCFYVALLAHIALGFSSKQTELINKAKTICECLIASESIDLKFEEAFCLFLLGQGNQDQAVEKLQQLQSNSNPAAQKLVSGKEIKDVSGVKPSLETWLKDSVLLVFSDTRDCSPSLVNFFGGEKRVIGSKKSRVPAQATPTMSHRPLSDIAMKRMDSGESRPYMNPSQHFRSAVKQLSPTDLQSSLILTENGSGSNSNEPSVQLKREIGAHNRRTWESWLQNADAVRKISFVAVLGCIVFITFKISGMGLRRIRVASNLISDRTSIGTSSLAWKTDSSLDRNVHPVYIRGSGIAGRMSKLLSMLKMQNGNQLDTKKLQSSRLAASISPSMETVSRKQMPVEEAEALVNHWQAIKAEALGPWYQVHILSEVLDESMLAQWQDLAEAAKAQSCYWRFVLLQMSILRADIFSDGYGLEIAEIEVLLEEAAELVDESQQKNPNYYSTYKTLYVLKRQDDGSWRFCESDIQTSS; encoded by the exons atggcagTGTCGAATTTGAATCTGACGCCGACCATTCTTTCATCTTCTTCGTGTCGTTGCTGTTATTGTCATTTAAACCAGAAAAGTGATTGCTCTCTTCTTTGTTTAGGTtttgttaagaaaacaatttctGTTTCTAGGGTTTTGAGGAAGCCTGATTTTGAATCTAGCAACAAGTTGATTTTCAATGCCACTACTGATACTCGCATCCTTCACAATGTCGCCGCTACGACGAAGGCCACATCCACCGCCAGTGCTGAAATCCCCGTCACTTGTTATCAG CTTGTTGGTGTTTCTGATAAAGCAGAGAAAGATGAGATTGTTAGGTCAgtgatgcaattgaaaaatgcTGAAGTAGAAGAGGGTTATACCATGGATGCTGTTATGTCTCGGCAG GATCTTCTAATGGATGTAAGGGATAAGCTTCTTTTTGAACCAGAATATGCTGGGAATGTGAGGGACAAGATCCCTCCTAAATCCTCTCTACGTATTCCATTGGCTTGGTTGCCTGGCGCTCTTTGCCTACTTCAAGAG GTTGGAGAAGAGAAGTTGGTGCTGGATATTGGCCAAGCAGCGCTCCAGCATCCAGATGCCAAGCCATATGTTCACGATGTGCTTCTATCCATGGCATTGGCCGAG ATTGGTTTTGAGAGGAACAAAGTGTCATTTGGATTTGAAGCTCTTGCTCGTGCTCAGTGTCTTCTGAGGAGTAAAATCTCACTTGGCAAGATGGCATTACTATCTCAG atagaAGAATCCCTGGAGGAGCTTGCACCTGCTTGCACATTGGAATTATTAGGCACGCCTCACTCTCCTGAAAATGCAGAACGGAGACGAGGAGCAATTGCAGCCTTGCGTGAATTGCTCAGGCAGGGCCTTGATTTGGAAACATCATGCAGAGTCCAAGACTGGCCATGTTTTCTGAGCCAAGCACTTAACAGACTCATGGCTACAGAAATAGTTGATCTTCTTCCTTGGGATGATTTAGTCCTCATTCGCAAGAATAAGAAATCACTTGAGTCACAGAATCAAAGGGTTGTGATcgatttcaattgtttttacgTGGCGCTTTTAGCTCATATTGCTCTTGGTTTTTCTAGCAAGCAAACAGAATTG ATCAACAAAGCAAAAACTATATGTGAGTGTTTGATAGCATCGGAGAGTATTGATCTAAAATTTGAAGAAGCTTTCTGCTTGTTTCTGCTTGGACAG GGCAATCAAGACCAGGCAGTTGAAAAGCTTCAGCAGCTACAATCAAATTCAAATCCTGCTGCACAGAAATTAGTCTCAGGAAAGGAGATAAAAGATGTCTCTGGTGTAAAACCATCATTG GAAACATGGCTGAAGGATTCTGTGCTGCTTGTCTTTTCGGATACTAGAGACTGCTCTCCTTCTTTG GTGAATTTTTTTGGTGGTGAAAAGAGAGTTATTGGAAGCAAGAAAAGTAGAGTACCTGCACAAGCCACTCCTACTATGTCCCATCGACCACTGTCTGATATTGCTATGAAACGAATGGATTCTGGGGAATCACGTCCATATATGAACCCTTCCCAACATTTCAGGTCTGCTGTAAAGCAGTTGTCTCCAACTGATTTGCAAAGCTCATTGATCTTGACCGAGAATGGCAGTGGAAGCAACAGTAATGAGCCATCAGTTCAATTGAAGAGAGAGATTGGTGCTCACAATAGAAGAACTTGGGAAAGTTGGTTACAAAATGCAGATGCAGTTAGAAAGATAAGTTTTGTTGCGGTATTGGGGTGCATTGTgtttattacttttaaaatatcagGCATGGGATTAAGAAGGATAAGAGTTGCATCTAATCTGATCTCTGATAGAACTAGTATTGGCACAAGTTCCCTTGCCTGGAAAACAGATTCTTCTCTTGATCGCAATGTTCACCCTGTTTATATTAGAGGAAGTGGTATTGCTGGAAGAATGAGTAAGCTGTTGTCCATGCTTAAAATGCAGAATGGAAACCAGCTTGATACTAAAAAATTGCAAAGTTCAAGGCTTGCTGCTAGTATATCACCTTCTATGGAAACTGTATCTAGGAAGCAAATGCCTGTGGAAGAAGCTGAAGCTCTTGTTAATCATTGGCAGGCAATTAAAGCTGAAGCTCTGGGTCCTTGGTACCAAGTTCACATCCTCTCTGAAGTCCTTGACGAGTCCATGCTTGCCCag tGGCAAGATTTAGCTGAAGCAGCCAAAGCACAGTCTTGTTATTGGAGATTTGTTTTGCTGCAAATGTCCATTCTGCGAGCTGACATTTTCTCAGATGGATATGGCTTGGAGATTGCTGAAATTGAAGTTCTCCTTGAGGAAGCAGCAGAACTTGTTGATGAATCTCAGCAGAAAAACCCAAACTATTACAG CACCTATAAAACCCTTTATGTTCTAAAGAGGCAAGATGATGGTTCATGGAGGTTCTGCGAGAGTGATATTCAAACATCATCTTGA
- the LOC118057251 gene encoding plastid division protein CDP1, chloroplastic-like isoform X3, translating into MDVRDKLLFEPEYAGNVRDKIPPKSSLRIPLAWLPGALCLLQEVGEEKLVLDIGQAALQHPDAKPYVHDVLLSMALAECAIAKIGFERNKVSFGFEALARAQCLLRSKISLGKMALLSQIEESLEELAPACTLELLGTPHSPENAERRRGAIAALRELLRQGLDLETSCRVQDWPCFLSQALNRLMATEIVDLLPWDDLVLIRKNKKSLESQNQRVVIDFNCFYVALLAHIALGFSSKQTELINKAKTICECLIASESIDLKFEEAFCLFLLGQGNQDQAVEKLQQLQSNSNPAAQKLVSGKEIKDVSGVKPSLETWLKDSVLLVFSDTRDCSPSLVNFFGGEKRVIGSKKSRVPAQATPTMSHRPLSDIAMKRMDSGESRPYMNPSQHFRSAVKQLSPTDLQSSLILTENGSGSNSNEPSVQLKREIGAHNRRTWESWLQNADAVRKISFVAVLGCIVFITFKISGMGLRRIRVASNLISDRTSIGTSSLAWKTDSSLDRNVHPVYIRGSGIAGRMSKLLSMLKMQNGNQLDTKKLQSSRLAASISPSMETVSRKQMPVEEAEALVNHWQAIKAEALGPWYQVHILSEVLDESMLAQWQDLAEAAKAQSCYWRFVLLQMSILRADIFSDGYGLEIAEIEVLLEEAAELVDESQQKNPNYYSTYKTLYVLKRQDDGSWRFCESDIQTSS; encoded by the exons ATGGATGTAAGGGATAAGCTTCTTTTTGAACCAGAATATGCTGGGAATGTGAGGGACAAGATCCCTCCTAAATCCTCTCTACGTATTCCATTGGCTTGGTTGCCTGGCGCTCTTTGCCTACTTCAAGAG GTTGGAGAAGAGAAGTTGGTGCTGGATATTGGCCAAGCAGCGCTCCAGCATCCAGATGCCAAGCCATATGTTCACGATGTGCTTCTATCCATGGCATTGGCCGAG TGTGCAATTGCAAAGATTGGTTTTGAGAGGAACAAAGTGTCATTTGGATTTGAAGCTCTTGCTCGTGCTCAGTGTCTTCTGAGGAGTAAAATCTCACTTGGCAAGATGGCATTACTATCTCAG atagaAGAATCCCTGGAGGAGCTTGCACCTGCTTGCACATTGGAATTATTAGGCACGCCTCACTCTCCTGAAAATGCAGAACGGAGACGAGGAGCAATTGCAGCCTTGCGTGAATTGCTCAGGCAGGGCCTTGATTTGGAAACATCATGCAGAGTCCAAGACTGGCCATGTTTTCTGAGCCAAGCACTTAACAGACTCATGGCTACAGAAATAGTTGATCTTCTTCCTTGGGATGATTTAGTCCTCATTCGCAAGAATAAGAAATCACTTGAGTCACAGAATCAAAGGGTTGTGATcgatttcaattgtttttacgTGGCGCTTTTAGCTCATATTGCTCTTGGTTTTTCTAGCAAGCAAACAGAATTG ATCAACAAAGCAAAAACTATATGTGAGTGTTTGATAGCATCGGAGAGTATTGATCTAAAATTTGAAGAAGCTTTCTGCTTGTTTCTGCTTGGACAG GGCAATCAAGACCAGGCAGTTGAAAAGCTTCAGCAGCTACAATCAAATTCAAATCCTGCTGCACAGAAATTAGTCTCAGGAAAGGAGATAAAAGATGTCTCTGGTGTAAAACCATCATTG GAAACATGGCTGAAGGATTCTGTGCTGCTTGTCTTTTCGGATACTAGAGACTGCTCTCCTTCTTTG GTGAATTTTTTTGGTGGTGAAAAGAGAGTTATTGGAAGCAAGAAAAGTAGAGTACCTGCACAAGCCACTCCTACTATGTCCCATCGACCACTGTCTGATATTGCTATGAAACGAATGGATTCTGGGGAATCACGTCCATATATGAACCCTTCCCAACATTTCAGGTCTGCTGTAAAGCAGTTGTCTCCAACTGATTTGCAAAGCTCATTGATCTTGACCGAGAATGGCAGTGGAAGCAACAGTAATGAGCCATCAGTTCAATTGAAGAGAGAGATTGGTGCTCACAATAGAAGAACTTGGGAAAGTTGGTTACAAAATGCAGATGCAGTTAGAAAGATAAGTTTTGTTGCGGTATTGGGGTGCATTGTgtttattacttttaaaatatcagGCATGGGATTAAGAAGGATAAGAGTTGCATCTAATCTGATCTCTGATAGAACTAGTATTGGCACAAGTTCCCTTGCCTGGAAAACAGATTCTTCTCTTGATCGCAATGTTCACCCTGTTTATATTAGAGGAAGTGGTATTGCTGGAAGAATGAGTAAGCTGTTGTCCATGCTTAAAATGCAGAATGGAAACCAGCTTGATACTAAAAAATTGCAAAGTTCAAGGCTTGCTGCTAGTATATCACCTTCTATGGAAACTGTATCTAGGAAGCAAATGCCTGTGGAAGAAGCTGAAGCTCTTGTTAATCATTGGCAGGCAATTAAAGCTGAAGCTCTGGGTCCTTGGTACCAAGTTCACATCCTCTCTGAAGTCCTTGACGAGTCCATGCTTGCCCag tGGCAAGATTTAGCTGAAGCAGCCAAAGCACAGTCTTGTTATTGGAGATTTGTTTTGCTGCAAATGTCCATTCTGCGAGCTGACATTTTCTCAGATGGATATGGCTTGGAGATTGCTGAAATTGAAGTTCTCCTTGAGGAAGCAGCAGAACTTGTTGATGAATCTCAGCAGAAAAACCCAAACTATTACAG CACCTATAAAACCCTTTATGTTCTAAAGAGGCAAGATGATGGTTCATGGAGGTTCTGCGAGAGTGATATTCAAACATCATCTTGA
- the LOC118057253 gene encoding cytochrome P450 726A27-like — MEWQLPSFSALSTFLLFMTFLLLKIFKEPKTNHNSGRNPPPGPKPLRIIGNLHQLGGGPSLLIRLRELAERYGPIMLLQVGEVPTIIISSPELAQEVMKTHESCFDERPPFFAGNVYFYGNRDLIFAPYGDYWKQLRKIVTMEVLSPIRVRTFRATREEEVASLIRTISSQQGSAINLSQILFSFTYSIISRISVGRNSRNQKEFATIVRDFSTISKELSLAAGGANVVDLYPSQKLLHMFSWRKFRLGREHKKANKILERLMKERKASKRDKEIAENEVEDLLDVLLNLQLTAGLDSPLTDECVKALLLDMFAGGGDTTLTVLEWAMSELMKNPRVREKAQKEVRALFSDVGYIDESNVHELQFLNLTLKETLRLHPPLCVYPRECKVNCKVAGYDLEAKTRVLINAWMIGRDPKHWTEPEKFYPERFLDCSTDYKGANFEFLPFGSGKRICPGMAFGIATVELPLARLLLHFDWKIPNGIEPEDFDMSEIVSASVTRKNDIVLIPVTCYDPPVKG, encoded by the exons ATGGAGTGGCAACTCCCCTCCTTCAGTGCCCTTTCAACCTTCCTCCTCTTCATGACCTTTCTTCTACTTAAAATTTTCAAGGAACCGAAAACAAATCACAACTCAGGTAGAAATCCTCCTCCCGGACCAAAGCCATTGCGCATCATTGGAAACCTTCACCAGCTGGGGGGCGGACCTTCACTCCTTATTCGCCTCAGAGAGTTGGCCGAGAGGTATGGACCGATCATGCTGCTCCAGGTTGGTGAAGTGCCCACCATTATTATATCATCACCGGAATTAGCACAAGAAGTGATGAAAACCCATGAGAGCTGTTTTGATGAAAGGCCTCCTTTCTTTGCTGGAAATGTCTACTTTTACGGCAACCGAGACCTTATATTTGCACCATACGGAGATTATTGGAAACAGCTGCGAAAGATTGTCACGATGGAGGTTCTTAGTCCTATACGTGTGCGTACTTTCAGAGCAACAAGGGAAGAAGAGGTAGCGAGTCTTATAAGAACCATTTCTTCCCAGCAAGGATCGGCCATTAACCTCAGTCagatattgttttctttcacATATAGCATAATTTCAAGGATAAGCGTTGGAAGGAATAGCAGAAACCAAAAAGAATTCGCAACCATCGTCAGAGATTTCTCAACAATTTCCAAAGAATTGTCCCTAGCAGCAGGAGGTGCCAATGTGGTTGATCTGTACCCATCCCAAAAGCTCCTTCACATGTTTAGTTGGAGGAAGTTTAGGCTCGGGAGGGAgcataaaaaagcaaataaaattctTGAAAGGCTGATGAAGGAGCGCAAAGCCAGCAAGAGAGACAAAGAGATTGCTGAAAATGAAGTGGAGGATCTTCTTGATGTTCTCTTAAATCTCCAACTCACTGCAGGCTTGGACTCCCCCTTAACTGATGAATGCGTCAAAGCACTCCTCCTG GATATGTTCGCCGGTGGAGGTGATACAACGTTAACAGTTCTAGAATGGGCAATGTCAGAACTCATGAAAAATCCAAGAGTCAGGGAAAAAGCACAGAAAGAAGTGAGAGCACTTTTCAGTGATGTCGGGTACATTGATGAATCAAACGTTCATGAATTACAGTTCTTGAACTTAACTCTCAAGGAAACCCTAAGATTACACCCACCCTTGTGCGTATATCCAAGAGAATGTAAGGTGAACTGCAAGGTTGCTGGATATGACCTAGAAGCTAAAACTAGAGTTCTCATCAATGCCTGGATGATAGGGAGGGATCCCAAGCACTGGACTGAGCCTGAGAAATTCTACCCGGAGAGATTCTTAGATTGCTCAACTGATTACAAAGGTGCTAACTTCGAGTTTCTCCCATTTGGTTCTGGAAAAAGGATTTGCCCAGGGATGGCGTTTGGTATTGCTACTGTTGAGTTGCCGCTAGCAAGATTGTTATTACATTTTGACTGGAAAATTCCTAATGGAATCGAGCCTGAAGATTTTGACATGAGCGAGATCGTTAGTGCGTCAGTCACAAGAAAAAACGATATTGTCTTAATTCCAGTTACATGCTATGATCCTCCCGTCAAGGGTTAA